Proteins encoded by one window of Tepidibacillus fermentans:
- the lysA gene encoding diaminopimelate decarboxylase, with protein MYFTGTSRINEKQHLEIGGVDTVELAKQFGTPLYVLDEWEIRRRMREFVSTFQELDVSAQVAYASKALCTKTLCYLANEEGLSLDVVSGGELYTALASGFPKERIHFHGNNKTMEEIEMAIDNEIGAFVIDNFYEIELIERIAREKGKVVNALIRVSPGIEAHTHEYIQTGQEDSKFGFNLIDQALQATERVYHSKQIKLLGFHFHIGSQIFDMNGFDKAIERVADFYQLLKEQFQMEFSILNTGGGFGIHYTDEDQPLTIRSYVQTLVEMVQKHFTMRNLAFPEIWIEPGRSIIGEAGTTLYTIGSNKTIPHIRKYVAVDGGMMDNPRPALYQAKYDAVIANKMNNNHKEKVSIAGKACESGDMLIWDIELSQPEPGDILAVFSTGAYNYSMASNYNRVPRPAMVLVGDGKADLIVRRETYDDIIQYDIVPERFEAKKAIQSK; from the coding sequence ATGTATTTCACTGGTACGAGTAGAATAAATGAAAAACAACATTTAGAAATTGGTGGCGTTGATACTGTTGAACTAGCAAAACAATTTGGAACGCCTTTATATGTTTTGGATGAGTGGGAAATAAGAAGACGAATGAGAGAATTCGTTTCAACTTTTCAAGAACTAGATGTATCAGCTCAGGTTGCTTATGCTAGTAAAGCCTTATGTACGAAGACTTTATGCTATCTAGCGAATGAGGAAGGATTATCGTTAGATGTTGTATCAGGTGGAGAATTATACACAGCATTAGCATCTGGATTTCCAAAAGAACGCATTCATTTTCATGGGAATAATAAAACGATGGAAGAAATTGAAATGGCGATAGATAATGAAATTGGAGCATTTGTGATTGATAATTTTTATGAAATTGAATTAATCGAGAGAATAGCAAGAGAAAAAGGGAAAGTTGTCAATGCATTAATCCGTGTTAGTCCAGGGATTGAAGCCCATACCCACGAATATATCCAGACAGGTCAGGAAGATTCTAAATTTGGTTTCAATCTCATCGATCAAGCTCTACAAGCGACGGAAAGGGTTTATCATTCAAAGCAAATTAAACTTTTAGGATTTCATTTTCATATTGGATCACAAATTTTTGATATGAACGGTTTTGATAAAGCAATTGAACGTGTCGCTGATTTTTATCAGTTATTAAAAGAACAATTTCAGATGGAATTCTCGATCCTAAATACGGGTGGAGGATTTGGTATTCATTACACAGATGAGGACCAACCTTTAACGATTCGTAGTTATGTTCAGACATTAGTAGAAATGGTTCAAAAACATTTCACTATGAGAAATTTAGCTTTTCCTGAAATATGGATTGAACCAGGTCGTAGCATTATAGGGGAAGCAGGTACAACACTTTATACGATAGGATCCAATAAGACTATTCCCCATATTCGAAAATATGTTGCTGTAGATGGGGGAATGATGGACAATCCACGTCCAGCATTGTATCAAGCAAAATATGATGCAGTCATTGCGAACAAGATGAATAACAACCATAAAGAAAAGGTATCGATTGCAGGTAAAGCTTGCGAAAGTGGTGATATGTTAATTTGGGATATTGAATTATCTCAACCAGAACCTGGAGACATACTAGCTGTTTTTTCTACTGGAGCTTATAATTATTCAATGGCAAGTAATTATAATCGGGTTCCGCGACCAGCAATGGTTTTAGTAGGAGACGGAAAAGCGGATCTGATTGTACGCAGAGAAACTTATGATGATATTATTCAATACGATATAGTTCCTGAAAGATTTGAAGCCAAGAAGGCGATCCAATCAAAATAA
- a CDS encoding segregation and condensation protein A, protein MSYQVKLDTFEGPLDLLLHLIDKEEMDIYDIQISKITDQYLEYLDTMQSLKLDIASEFLVMASTLLSIKSKMLLPSRNEHSFQGSFILDVEEDPRDELVRRLIEYKKYKEVSMALREKELARSKIFTKAPSDLLPYVEVGEVNPVEGISIYHLIETFQKALKRYSYKEPISKVSREEISMKDRMEQIIQILQSSGRELFFSDLLADVYCRSEIVITFLSLLELIKQKQIICIQKNPFDDIVIQYSP, encoded by the coding sequence ATGTCATATCAGGTAAAATTAGATACCTTTGAGGGTCCGTTAGATCTTTTATTGCACCTTATTGATAAAGAAGAAATGGACATTTATGATATTCAAATCTCAAAAATTACCGATCAATATCTAGAATATTTGGATACTATGCAATCGTTGAAATTAGACATCGCGAGTGAATTTTTAGTAATGGCCTCTACACTATTATCAATTAAAAGTAAAATGTTACTTCCAAGCCGAAATGAACATTCTTTCCAAGGTTCGTTCATTTTAGATGTAGAAGAAGACCCTAGGGATGAACTTGTTCGGCGATTGATTGAGTATAAAAAATATAAAGAAGTATCAATGGCTTTAAGAGAAAAAGAATTGGCAAGAAGCAAAATTTTTACTAAAGCACCGAGCGATCTTTTACCTTATGTTGAGGTAGGAGAAGTAAATCCAGTGGAAGGGATTAGTATTTATCATCTAATCGAAACTTTCCAAAAAGCATTAAAACGTTATTCTTACAAAGAGCCAATTAGCAAGGTTTCTCGAGAAGAAATTTCCATGAAAGATCGAATGGAACAAATCATCCAAATACTCCAATCATCAGGGAGAGAGCTTTTTTTTTCAGACCTTCTTGCAGATGTTTATTGTCGATCAGAGATAGTGATTACGTTTTTAAGTCTATTAGAATTAATTAAACAAAAACAAATTATCTGTATACAAAAGAACCCTTTTGATGATATTGTAATTCAGTATTCCCCATGA
- the scpB gene encoding SMC-Scp complex subunit ScpB has protein sequence MDYDYNKIKAAIEGLLFVAGDEGIEAKQLSQILEIDVETIEDIIYDMQADYRRENRGLQIIQMANMYQLTTLPEHAIYFERLAASPTHATLSQAALETLSIIAYKQPITRSEIEEIRGVKSEKAINTLTSKGLIKEVGRMEGIGRPILYGTTTEFLNYFGLKNLNDLPPLPEDIMVDEDEEFELFRRD, from the coding sequence ATGGATTATGATTATAATAAAATTAAAGCTGCTATAGAGGGATTGCTTTTTGTGGCAGGGGATGAAGGAATTGAAGCAAAACAACTCTCGCAAATTCTAGAAATTGATGTAGAGACGATCGAAGATATCATATATGATATGCAAGCTGATTATAGAAGAGAGAATCGGGGGCTTCAAATCATTCAAATGGCGAATATGTATCAATTAACCACATTACCTGAGCATGCGATTTATTTTGAAAGGTTGGCTGCATCACCTACACATGCCACTCTATCCCAAGCAGCCTTAGAGACATTATCAATTATTGCTTATAAACAACCCATTACTCGTTCAGAGATCGAAGAAATCAGAGGGGTTAAATCGGAAAAAGCAATAAATACTTTAACAAGTAAAGGGTTAATTAAAGAAGTAGGACGAATGGAAGGAATCGGTCGACCAATACTATATGGAACAACAACGGAGTTCCTTAATTATTTTGGTCTTAAAAATTTAAATGATTTACCACCTTTACCCGAGGACATTATGGTTGATGAAGATGAAGAATTTGAATTGTTTCGACGAGATTAA
- a CDS encoding DUF2953 domain-containing protein, whose protein sequence is MDGLLWLIFILFLIVFLTLISEIKIQVRIKKEDKDDRIEMDGWLFRFIHIKKIVSLVVLESLNEGVKYKSRSNLINQQEKKDRITKKKIKKWSWDYTKLLVRIDDFYGVFKDFLKKVHIDQLKWETKIGLDEAVATGIFAGLIWSIKGNLIGFLSKYIILDDKPNLNVHPVFNNILFHTFLETTIRFRVGSIVSLGIKIIFRFVKKWFKNRKHLITLSKST, encoded by the coding sequence ATGGATGGACTCCTATGGCTTATTTTTATTTTATTTTTGATTGTTTTTCTTACTCTTATTTCTGAGATTAAAATCCAAGTTCGTATAAAAAAAGAAGACAAAGATGACCGAATTGAAATGGATGGTTGGTTATTTCGGTTCATTCACATTAAGAAAATAGTTTCTTTAGTCGTTTTGGAGTCGCTAAATGAAGGCGTGAAGTATAAGAGTCGTTCCAATCTAATCAATCAGCAAGAAAAAAAAGACCGGATCACGAAAAAAAAGATCAAGAAGTGGAGTTGGGATTACACTAAATTATTAGTACGCATTGACGATTTTTATGGGGTTTTTAAGGATTTTCTTAAAAAGGTTCATATTGATCAATTAAAATGGGAGACTAAAATTGGGTTGGACGAGGCTGTTGCAACAGGTATATTTGCAGGATTGATTTGGAGCATAAAAGGGAACCTAATTGGTTTCCTTTCCAAATATATTATCTTGGATGATAAACCTAACCTTAATGTGCATCCCGTGTTTAACAATATTCTTTTTCATACGTTTCTGGAAACAACGATTCGATTTCGGGTTGGATCGATTGTATCGTTAGGAATCAAGATCATCTTTCGATTCGTAAAAAAATGGTTTAAAAATCGAAAACATCTGATCACTTTATCAAAGAGTACATAG
- the ytfJ gene encoding GerW family sporulation protein, with translation MSEHPIQGLMKTAMENLKEMVDVNTIVGDPVETPDGTVILPISKVGFGFAAGGSEFRFENNVDQQNNSAKNQEKPFGGGSGGGVSITPVAFLVVGKTSVQLLPLDSETHLYQKLMDLAPQVIDKIQNALKSKSEVQSNQNQNPTTNQTNIIV, from the coding sequence TTGTCAGAACATCCGATACAGGGCTTAATGAAGACTGCAATGGAAAATTTAAAAGAAATGGTTGATGTAAATACAATTGTCGGGGATCCTGTTGAAACCCCTGATGGAACAGTGATACTACCCATATCAAAGGTCGGTTTTGGTTTTGCTGCTGGTGGAAGCGAATTCCGTTTTGAAAATAATGTGGATCAACAAAACAATTCCGCAAAAAACCAAGAAAAACCATTTGGCGGTGGTAGTGGTGGCGGGGTATCGATCACTCCTGTCGCTTTCCTAGTCGTTGGGAAAACTAGCGTTCAATTACTTCCGCTCGATTCTGAAACTCATCTTTACCAAAAGTTAATGGATTTAGCACCACAAGTTATTGATAAAATCCAAAATGCTTTAAAATCAAAAAGTGAAGTTCAATCCAACCAAAACCAAAATCCTACGACAAACCAAACCAATATTATTGTATAA
- a CDS encoding D-alanyl-D-alanine carboxypeptidase family protein: MFLATKKRIFILIIFLFWSISQSVFASSHIEISAQGAALIDVNSGRILYEKNGDQRMRIASLTKIMTAIVAIENGNLKDMVTTSDHAFGTEGSSIYLKKGEQLTLEDMLYGLMLRSGNDAAVAIAEHIGGSEEGFVFMMNQKAAALGMTRSHFMNPHGLDHKEHYSTPKDMAILTAYALKNPIFKKIVSTKVKTAPLADEPWDRKWLNKNKLLQMYEYADGVKTGYTKLAKRCLASSATKNGVQLAAITLNAPDDWNDSIQLLEYGFQEYKQTPIVQTNQIIKKIKIDNKEKNIVPIREFKYPLKPGEEQQIKKVIELNQPDQLNLNNHIGKIKIYFEKKFIGAIPLQVQKEKETLSETVKSVWRRVWKGD; the protein is encoded by the coding sequence ATGTTTTTGGCAACTAAGAAAAGGATTTTCATTCTTATCATATTTCTATTTTGGAGTATCTCACAATCTGTATTTGCTTCGAGCCATATTGAAATTAGTGCACAGGGTGCCGCATTAATTGATGTGAATAGTGGCCGAATTTTGTACGAAAAAAATGGAGATCAACGAATGAGAATCGCTAGTCTAACCAAAATTATGACTGCGATTGTTGCCATTGAAAATGGAAATCTAAAAGATATGGTGACAACAAGTGATCATGCATTTGGCACAGAGGGTTCTTCGATTTATTTAAAAAAGGGTGAACAATTAACGTTAGAAGATATGTTGTATGGTTTAATGTTGCGATCAGGTAATGATGCAGCTGTTGCCATTGCAGAACATATTGGGGGATCTGAAGAAGGATTCGTATTTATGATGAATCAAAAAGCAGCTGCATTAGGTATGACTCGTTCACATTTTATGAATCCCCATGGGTTAGACCATAAAGAACACTATTCAACACCCAAAGATATGGCGATTTTAACAGCCTATGCATTGAAAAACCCAATATTTAAGAAAATTGTTAGTACTAAGGTAAAAACTGCTCCTTTGGCAGATGAACCTTGGGATCGAAAATGGTTGAACAAAAATAAATTATTACAAATGTATGAATATGCGGATGGTGTAAAAACAGGTTATACCAAATTAGCGAAAAGATGTTTAGCTTCCTCAGCTACCAAAAATGGGGTACAATTAGCAGCTATCACATTGAATGCACCAGATGATTGGAATGACTCCATTCAGTTATTAGAATATGGCTTTCAAGAATATAAACAAACCCCAATTGTTCAAACCAATCAAATTATCAAAAAAATAAAAATAGACAATAAAGAAAAAAATATCGTCCCTATTCGAGAATTTAAATATCCATTAAAACCTGGGGAAGAACAACAAATAAAAAAAGTCATCGAGCTGAATCAACCTGATCAATTGAATTTGAACAATCATATTGGTAAGATCAAAATTTATTTCGAGAAAAAATTTATTGGTGCGATACCTTTGCAAGTTCAAAAAGAGAAAGAAACGCTATCGGAAACAGTAAAAAGCGTGTGGAGAAGAGTATGGAAAGGGGATTAA
- a CDS encoding nucleoside recognition domain-containing protein: MVNWIWLVLILFGVLTAALNGNIGVLNHAIFEGAKTGVTISFGLISILVFWLGMMKIAEEAGLLTWISRLLRPFIHWLFPELPKNHPVVGYILSNMTANIFGLGNAATPMGIKAMQELQKLNPTKEKASPSMATLLAINTSSITIVPTTIISVRMTYHSVNPTEIVGTTLIATTCSTIAALLLDRYYRNRNR, translated from the coding sequence TTGGTCAATTGGATTTGGTTGGTACTCATTTTGTTTGGAGTTCTTACGGCTGCCTTAAACGGTAATATCGGGGTATTAAATCATGCAATTTTTGAAGGAGCAAAGACAGGAGTAACGATTAGTTTTGGCTTAATCAGTATATTGGTTTTTTGGTTAGGAATGATGAAAATTGCTGAAGAAGCCGGCTTATTGACATGGATAAGCCGACTTCTTCGCCCTTTTATTCATTGGTTATTTCCTGAGCTACCTAAAAATCACCCTGTTGTAGGGTATATCTTATCAAATATGACGGCTAACATCTTCGGACTAGGAAATGCAGCAACTCCAATGGGAATAAAGGCCATGCAAGAACTGCAAAAATTGAACCCTACTAAAGAGAAAGCATCTCCCTCAATGGCCACATTATTAGCCATTAATACATCCAGTATAACAATTGTCCCCACTACAATCATATCCGTTCGTATGACTTACCATTCAGTAAACCCAACAGAGATTGTTGGTACTACTTTAATTGCTACAACTTGTTCTACAATCGCAGCATTATTATTGGATCGTTACTATAGAAACAGAAATCGCTAA
- a CDS encoding spore maturation protein: MQSVITSISMWIIPGIISLIMVFAIWNRVRVYETFVEGAKDGFSTAIQIMPHLVGMMVAITIFQESGALQFIINLIKPIFDWLHFPTEVFPLAIMKPLSGTGSLAIATDLIARYGPDSYIGRLASTMQGSADTTLFIVTVYFGAVGIKKVGYSIKVGLFADLIGIIASLIVVSLYF, from the coding sequence ATGCAATCTGTAATTACCTCTATTTCAATGTGGATTATACCAGGTATTATTAGCTTAATTATGGTATTTGCAATATGGAATCGGGTTCGTGTCTACGAAACATTTGTAGAAGGAGCAAAAGATGGGTTCTCAACGGCAATTCAAATTATGCCTCATCTTGTAGGAATGATGGTAGCCATTACGATATTTCAGGAGTCGGGCGCATTACAATTCATCATTAACCTTATTAAGCCAATCTTTGATTGGCTGCATTTTCCAACGGAAGTATTTCCTTTAGCGATTATGAAACCATTAAGTGGAACAGGATCATTAGCGATCGCAACTGATTTGATTGCTCGTTATGGTCCAGATTCGTATATTGGCCGTTTGGCTTCAACCATGCAAGGAAGTGCAGACACTACATTATTTATCGTAACCGTGTATTTCGGTGCAGTTGGTATAAAAAAAGTAGGTTATTCCATAAAAGTTGGGTTATTTGCGGACTTAATCGGAATTATTGCATCTCTCATCGTTGTTTCTTTGTATTTTTAA
- a CDS encoding pseudouridine synthase produces the protein MQRLQKVISEAGIASRRKAEQLIIDGQVMVNGKTVTELGFKVDPLHDQILVNGKEIKIKTKKVVVLLNKPKKVITSMKDPQGRKTVIDLIRLQERIYPVGRLDYDTEGLLLLTNDGELANRLMHPRFELDKTYEAIVAGNPSEAELDQLRKGIQLEEGVTSPAKVEKILINKKNQAKIKITIHEGRNRQVRRMFQAIGHPVVHLKRIQYGFLTLSGVSVGKYRFLSEDEICQLKQLVSLSCN, from the coding sequence TTGCAACGTTTACAAAAAGTCATTTCTGAAGCTGGTATCGCTTCTAGAAGAAAAGCAGAGCAACTAATTATTGATGGGCAAGTTATGGTTAATGGAAAGACAGTAACTGAGTTAGGTTTTAAAGTAGATCCTCTTCATGATCAAATTCTTGTTAACGGAAAAGAAATAAAAATAAAGACGAAAAAGGTTGTTGTATTATTAAATAAACCAAAAAAAGTGATTACAAGCATGAAAGATCCTCAAGGAAGAAAAACAGTAATCGATCTGATCCGTTTGCAGGAAAGAATTTACCCAGTTGGAAGATTAGATTATGATACGGAGGGACTCTTATTATTAACAAATGACGGTGAACTGGCTAATCGTTTGATGCATCCCCGATTTGAATTGGATAAAACCTATGAAGCGATTGTTGCTGGAAATCCTTCAGAGGCTGAATTAGATCAACTAAGAAAAGGAATTCAATTAGAAGAAGGTGTAACATCACCAGCAAAGGTGGAAAAAATATTGATTAATAAAAAGAATCAAGCAAAGATTAAAATTACCATTCATGAAGGACGAAACAGGCAAGTACGAAGGATGTTTCAAGCCATTGGTCACCCAGTAGTCCATCTAAAAAGAATTCAATATGGGTTTCTAACTTTATCCGGTGTATCGGTAGGTAAATATCGTTTTCTTAGTGAAGATGAGATTTGTCAATTGAAACAACTCGTTTCCTTATCATGTAATTAG
- a CDS encoding response regulator transcription factor, with protein MNSEREYTILIVDDEERIRRLLKMYLEREGFKIDEAGDGDTAYGKAMQFDYDLIILDLMLPGMDGIEVSKLIRETKSTPIIMLTAKGEESNRVQGFEVGADDYVVKPFSPREVVYRVKAVLRRASATAYLVTEKNSASNVIVLDDLVIDHDAHRVTAGGVEVNLTPKEYELLYYLASSPDKVYSREDLLHDVWNYEFFGDLRTVDTHIKRLREKLNKVSSKAAKMITTVWGVGYKLEVHK; from the coding sequence ATGAATAGCGAAAGGGAATATACAATTCTTATTGTTGATGATGAGGAAAGAATCCGTCGTTTATTAAAAATGTACTTAGAAAGAGAAGGGTTTAAGATAGACGAAGCAGGGGATGGAGATACAGCTTATGGAAAGGCGATGCAATTTGACTATGATCTAATTATCCTAGACTTAATGTTACCTGGTATGGACGGAATTGAAGTATCAAAACTCATTAGAGAGACGAAATCTACACCGATCATTATGTTGACTGCAAAAGGAGAAGAGTCAAACAGGGTTCAGGGGTTTGAAGTAGGTGCAGATGATTATGTTGTGAAACCTTTTAGTCCAAGAGAGGTTGTCTATCGAGTGAAAGCTGTTTTAAGACGTGCATCTGCAACAGCATATTTAGTAACAGAGAAGAATTCAGCATCAAATGTCATTGTCTTAGATGACCTAGTGATTGACCATGATGCCCATCGTGTAACTGCGGGCGGTGTTGAAGTGAATTTAACTCCAAAAGAATATGAATTACTTTATTATTTAGCTAGTTCTCCTGACAAAGTTTACAGTCGTGAAGACTTGCTTCATGATGTATGGAATTATGAATTCTTTGGTGATCTTCGGACAGTAGATACTCATATCAAAAGATTAAGGGAAAAACTAAATAAAGTGTCATCAAAAGCCGCGAAAATGATTACGACAGTTTGGGGCGTAGGTTATAAATTAGAGGTGCATAAATAA
- a CDS encoding ATP-binding protein, producing MIFRKVVGKLWLTIVGLVFVILLLLSLFLIQYFDHYYYHEQSKNLSKLAYKVSQTLEAHPERKNAVSTTRELVEAYDIDLIVIDLPSKKEDSDPPIQLRSIIPKEDLNDIYSGKELITRISYKTSQNITSNNEKSDLLVVSVPIKRNNQLVGAVVLSQSLDIVNQTTNDLKKIIFGFAAVGFIMVTVFSFFLSTKITAPIRQMQKAANLVAQGDFNIRVNIRTNDEIGDLGISFNQMASQLEQTVKDLSTEKEKLSNILKSMADGVITMNPDSEIIMANPPAKKLLDIYQYGNQLNDFLKEMLDIVLKQEINLTKDLHYNGRILSVIMTPLYSGHVIIGAVTILRDVTYERKLDKLRKDFLANVSHELRTPISMLQGYSEAIIDGIAETDEEKKELAQIIYDESLRMGRLVNELLDLAKMESGNLQLQYCKTDMDKLIKKIIRKFFNIAKEHEIELVSEVDSRLINVVIDPDRIEQVLTNLIDNALRHTKKNGEIKIKARKKSLGEMLIEVSDTGVGIPEEDLPFVFERFYKADKARTRGSGTGLGLSIVKNIIQAHGGSISVSSKIGQGTTFSIVLPTHNLAD from the coding sequence GTGATTTTCCGTAAAGTAGTAGGGAAATTATGGTTGACAATCGTTGGACTTGTTTTTGTTATTTTATTGTTACTCAGTTTATTTCTCATTCAATATTTTGATCACTATTATTATCATGAACAATCCAAAAACCTTTCTAAGTTGGCTTATAAAGTTTCACAAACATTAGAAGCACATCCCGAACGAAAAAATGCAGTGAGTACAACAAGAGAATTGGTAGAAGCCTATGATATTGATTTAATTGTGATTGATTTACCATCAAAGAAAGAAGATTCTGATCCACCAATACAACTTCGTTCAATCATACCAAAAGAAGATTTAAATGATATTTATTCTGGCAAAGAATTAATTACTCGGATCAGCTATAAGACATCTCAAAATATAACATCAAACAATGAGAAAAGTGATCTATTAGTGGTATCTGTTCCAATTAAGAGGAACAATCAACTAGTTGGTGCTGTGGTCTTATCTCAATCCCTTGATATTGTGAACCAAACAACCAATGATTTAAAGAAGATTATATTTGGGTTTGCCGCCGTAGGTTTTATCATGGTAACTGTTTTTTCATTTTTTTTGTCAACAAAAATTACTGCTCCTATTCGACAAATGCAAAAAGCAGCCAACCTTGTAGCTCAAGGAGATTTCAACATACGTGTAAATATTCGAACCAATGATGAAATTGGTGATTTAGGAATAAGTTTCAATCAGATGGCAAGTCAACTGGAGCAGACGGTAAAAGATCTGTCAACGGAAAAAGAAAAATTATCGAATATTTTAAAAAGTATGGCCGATGGTGTGATAACGATGAATCCAGATAGTGAAATCATCATGGCGAATCCACCAGCCAAAAAGCTTTTAGATATTTATCAGTATGGGAATCAGCTTAATGACTTTTTAAAAGAAATGCTAGATATCGTCTTAAAACAAGAAATCAATTTAACTAAAGATTTGCATTACAATGGAAGAATATTATCTGTGATTATGACTCCGCTTTATTCTGGTCATGTCATCATTGGAGCTGTAACGATTTTACGAGATGTGACTTATGAACGAAAATTAGATAAACTACGAAAAGATTTTCTAGCGAATGTTTCCCATGAATTGAGAACACCTATTTCGATGCTTCAAGGTTATAGTGAAGCGATTATTGACGGAATTGCGGAAACAGATGAAGAAAAAAAGGAACTTGCCCAAATTATTTATGATGAATCGTTACGAATGGGCCGATTGGTTAATGAATTATTAGATTTAGCAAAAATGGAATCAGGAAACCTTCAGCTTCAATACTGCAAAACGGACATGGATAAATTGATCAAAAAAATTATTCGTAAATTTTTTAACATCGCTAAAGAACATGAAATCGAATTAGTTAGTGAGGTGGATTCTCGACTAATCAATGTCGTAATTGATCCGGATCGAATTGAACAAGTATTGACCAATTTAATTGATAATGCTCTACGACATACGAAGAAAAATGGAGAAATTAAAATTAAAGCAAGAAAAAAATCGTTAGGCGAGATGTTAATTGAAGTTTCAGATACTGGTGTAGGAATTCCAGAAGAAGACTTACCTTTTGTCTTTGAACGCTTCTATAAGGCAGATAAAGCTCGAACAAGAGGATCAGGTACCGGGTTAGGACTTTCAATTGTAAAAAATATCATTCAAGCACACGGAGGATCGATTTCAGTTTCCAGCAAAATTGGTCAAGGAACGACATTTTCAATCGTTTTACCTACTCATAATTTAGCTGATTAA
- a CDS encoding M14 family metallopeptidase — protein MKYIVKKGDTLYKIANRFGLTVNGILALNPQLEKDDYLYSGQIINLADSNLMEYSAQLGDTIYAIAEKFDLRIDHLLKANPDISNPDRITIGQTIYIPKSISSEIVQTNQEYSYEDLTTSIEALKTKYPFIHTEIIGSSVMGKPIYALRLGRGEKEVFYSGNWHANEYLTGQLLMKFVEDYAKAYSQNRTLRGYDINYLYHHTSIWIVPMVNPDGTELVIEGILPSHPYYQTVLDLNYGSKNFKGWTANIRGVDLNHQWPADWEEENERSPQVPSPRKYGGTQPLTEPETIAVYEFTRKHHFRMVLAFHSQGQVIYWGFKGMEPPESKKIVNRFAVLTGYLTERTAYSGAGFKDWFIQEYRKPGFTIEVGIGTNPLPVTQFSQIYRENLTLLLEAPLL, from the coding sequence TTGAAATATATTGTAAAAAAAGGGGATACATTATATAAAATTGCGAATCGTTTTGGTTTAACAGTAAATGGAATTTTGGCGTTGAATCCGCAATTAGAAAAAGATGATTATCTCTATTCAGGACAAATCATAAATTTAGCAGATTCCAATCTCATGGAATATTCAGCTCAACTAGGAGACACGATCTATGCGATCGCAGAGAAGTTTGATTTAAGAATTGATCATTTATTAAAGGCAAATCCAGATATCTCTAATCCTGATAGAATTACTATTGGGCAGACCATTTATATCCCAAAAAGTATTTCATCTGAAATTGTTCAAACAAATCAAGAATATAGTTATGAAGATCTAACTACTTCTATTGAGGCACTAAAAACAAAATATCCATTTATTCATACAGAAATTATCGGTTCTTCTGTAATGGGAAAACCAATTTATGCCTTACGTTTAGGTAGGGGAGAAAAGGAAGTTTTTTATAGCGGCAATTGGCATGCAAATGAATATTTGACAGGACAATTGTTAATGAAATTTGTAGAAGACTACGCAAAAGCCTATAGCCAAAATAGAACCCTAAGAGGTTATGATATCAACTACCTTTATCATCATACTTCGATTTGGATCGTACCTATGGTAAATCCGGATGGAACTGAATTGGTAATCGAAGGAATTTTACCATCCCACCCGTATTACCAAACTGTACTTGATCTTAATTATGGTTCTAAGAATTTTAAAGGTTGGACAGCGAATATTCGCGGAGTAGATTTAAATCATCAGTGGCCAGCGGATTGGGAAGAAGAGAACGAAAGGAGTCCACAAGTACCTTCACCTCGAAAATATGGAGGGACTCAACCATTGACTGAGCCAGAAACAATTGCTGTCTATGAATTCACGCGAAAACATCATTTTAGAATGGTATTAGCTTTTCATTCACAAGGGCAAGTGATCTATTGGGGGTTTAAAGGAATGGAGCCACCCGAGTCGAAAAAAATCGTCAATCGCTTTGCAGTTTTAACAGGTTATCTAACAGAAAGGACAGCATACAGCGGGGCCGGTTTTAAAGATTGGTTTATTCAAGAGTATCGAAAGCCAGGATTTACGATTGAGGTAGGTATTGGGACAAATCCTTTACCCGTTACGCAATTTTCACAAATTTATCGAGAAAACCTAACCTTATTATTAGAAGCACCATTGTTATAA